One Pyrofollis japonicus DNA window includes the following coding sequences:
- a CDS encoding thiolase domain-containing protein, whose product MTRVYVAGVGMTKIGRHFDKGFLDLTAESAFKAIDDAGGIEPEAIVVTNMMSSRLNEQDSLGAYIAAGLGFRGKPAFKVEAACGSGGAGVYNAYLMVRSGLFNAVLVVGVEKMTDYPTSTVTAALAQAADAEYELFYGASFTGLNALMMRYYMEKHGVTRDEMSEWPVMMHSNAVSNPYAQFRRKITKEDVAKSQVVADPIRLLDSSPIGDGSAAVLLVSEELAKKMPNKPDVYIAGAWMAVDTVELTNRESLDRIPAARIAAEKAYKMAGLEPKDIDVIEIHDAFTVNGIMLLEELGFAPYGKAAKLLNEGRFHPGDRPTANPSGGLKARGHPVGTTGVYQVAEVAMQLRGDFPGLRVDGAEAGLTTNMGGDGSSLSVHILRKT is encoded by the coding sequence GTGACGCGTGTTTATGTCGCAGGAGTAGGAATGACCAAGATAGGTAGGCACTTCGACAAGGGCTTCCTAGACCTAACCGCCGAGTCAGCGTTCAAGGCGATAGACGACGCTGGCGGCATTGAGCCCGAAGCAATAGTCGTCACGAACATGATGTCGAGTAGGCTCAACGAGCAAGACAGCCTGGGAGCATACATTGCTGCCGGCCTAGGGTTCCGAGGAAAACCGGCATTCAAGGTTGAGGCGGCCTGTGGCAGCGGCGGAGCAGGAGTATACAACGCCTACCTCATGGTGCGCAGCGGACTCTTCAACGCCGTGCTGGTGGTCGGTGTAGAGAAGATGACCGACTACCCCACGTCGACAGTCACGGCTGCTCTCGCGCAGGCAGCAGACGCCGAGTACGAGCTATTCTACGGCGCGAGCTTCACGGGTCTCAACGCGCTAATGATGAGATACTATATGGAGAAGCATGGCGTCACTAGGGACGAGATGAGCGAGTGGCCAGTAATGATGCACAGCAATGCAGTGAGTAACCCGTATGCACAGTTCCGCCGAAAAATAACCAAGGAGGACGTAGCTAAGAGCCAAGTAGTAGCAGATCCGATAAGGCTCCTCGACAGCAGCCCCATAGGCGATGGCTCGGCAGCGGTACTCCTGGTCTCAGAGGAGCTGGCCAAGAAGATGCCCAACAAGCCAGACGTCTACATAGCGGGTGCCTGGATGGCCGTTGACACAGTGGAGCTAACGAATAGGGAGAGCCTCGACCGCATACCGGCCGCCAGGATCGCGGCAGAGAAGGCCTACAAGATGGCAGGCCTCGAGCCGAAAGACATAGACGTGATCGAGATACACGACGCGTTCACCGTAAACGGGATAATGCTTCTCGAGGAACTAGGGTTTGCACCCTACGGTAAGGCCGCGAAGCTACTCAACGAGGGCCGCTTCCACCCAGGAGACAGGCCGACAGCAAATCCAAGCGGGGGCCTCAAGGCACGAGGCCACCCAGTGGGAACCACTGGCGTCTACCAGGTAGCAGAGGTGGCTATGCAGCTACGAGGAGACTTCCCTGGACTACGGGTAGACGGCGCAGAAGCGGGACTAACCACGAATATGGGTGGCGACGGCTCAAGTCTCTCAGTCCACATTTTGAGGAAAACCTAG
- a CDS encoding ribbon-helix-helix domain-containing protein encodes MPTIHLSLPEQVYNELREYADEMGMQVTSLVKMLIRDGLEKLRKEREERRRKQSEEATKVLLQVLHEIEQMRREFQEYKVYVEGELYRINTSLQSLKKRVSRLEDTVEEQLYPVETEVVSP; translated from the coding sequence GTGCCGACTATTCATCTCTCGCTGCCAGAGCAGGTGTACAATGAGCTACGGGAGTACGCTGACGAGATGGGGATGCAGGTGACGAGCCTAGTGAAGATGCTAATCCGTGACGGGCTCGAGAAGCTGCGCAAGGAGCGCGAGGAGAGGAGGCGCAAGCAGAGCGAAGAAGCGACAAAGGTGCTGCTACAAGTACTGCACGAGATAGAGCAGATGCGCCGAGAGTTCCAAGAGTACAAGGTGTACGTGGAGGGAGAGCTTTACAGGATTAATACTAGCCTACAGAGCTTAAAGAAGAGAGTATCACGCCTAGAAGACACTGTAGAAGAGCAGCTCTACCCCGTTGAGACAGAAGTCGTCTCGCCCTAG
- a CDS encoding MarR family winged helix-turn-helix transcriptional regulator: MPTDSYGLRPSEAAVLVAISRGIDTAEAIASLLNTDKNTAKNIIETLIAKGLVKEVVEGRIIKRRRLVLTEKGLDALPEAQKILSQAATVAKEYAERKEVPPAWPWSPAELFLVLPVLDMLGLLPLGFLALEAVDASMHEVDEYSDDEEEDLAEDDIDDWESGDIDMDIGIDDGIDVS, encoded by the coding sequence TTGCCAACCGATAGCTACGGCCTCCGGCCCTCCGAAGCAGCTGTATTAGTCGCTATATCGCGCGGAATAGACACAGCAGAGGCTATTGCAAGCCTTCTAAACACGGACAAAAACACTGCTAAGAACATCATCGAGACACTCATCGCGAAGGGCCTGGTAAAAGAGGTCGTTGAGGGCAGGATCATTAAGCGAAGAAGACTAGTATTAACCGAAAAGGGGCTTGACGCACTACCCGAGGCGCAGAAAATACTCAGCCAGGCAGCCACAGTAGCCAAGGAATACGCGGAGAGAAAGGAGGTTCCTCCCGCTTGGCCTTGGAGCCCTGCTGAGCTGTTCCTCGTACTGCCGGTCCTCGACATGCTAGGACTACTTCCTCTAGGCTTCCTAGCACTGGAAGCCGTAGATGCCTCTATGCATGAAGTAGACGAGTATAGTGATGACGAAGAGGAAGACCTTGCCGAGGACGACATAGATGACTGGGAGAGCGGAGATATCGACATGGATATAGGGATTGATGACGGTATAGACGTTTCCTGA
- a CDS encoding hydroxymethylglutaryl-CoA synthase — translation MPRNSGVVGWGAYVPRYRIKMEEIARVWGWEPSVPKGLGVVEKAIAGPDEDSLTMGYEAALNAIRRAGVDPAEIKAVFFGSESKPYAVKPAATIIADALGISPETMASDLEFACRAGSEGLRAALALVEAGYMRYALAIGSDTAQANPGNVLEFTAASGAAAFVVGPASESVAVLEGVYTYVTDTPDFWRGAHSKYPLHGEGFTGEPAYFAHIIGAVKGLMENLGLRPEDFDYAIFHQPNGKFPLRVGARLGIPKEKILPGLVTPVIGNTYNGSALIGFARVLDQAKPGQRILVAPFGSGAGSDAYSFVVTDKVEERRDKAPKVDDYINRKKYVDYGLYAKMRGIIERILE, via the coding sequence ATGCCGCGCAATAGTGGTGTGGTCGGCTGGGGGGCTTACGTCCCCCGTTACAGGATAAAGATGGAAGAGATAGCCAGGGTCTGGGGCTGGGAACCAAGCGTCCCGAAGGGCCTCGGCGTAGTAGAAAAGGCCATAGCCGGGCCCGACGAAGACTCCCTCACAATGGGCTATGAGGCAGCACTTAACGCTATACGGCGGGCAGGAGTTGATCCAGCCGAGATAAAGGCCGTCTTCTTCGGCTCAGAGTCGAAGCCTTACGCCGTCAAGCCTGCTGCAACCATCATCGCTGACGCACTGGGCATCTCGCCGGAGACAATGGCGTCTGACCTCGAGTTCGCGTGCCGCGCTGGGAGCGAGGGCTTGAGAGCAGCCCTTGCCCTAGTAGAGGCCGGCTACATGAGGTATGCGCTCGCGATAGGCTCTGACACTGCCCAAGCGAATCCCGGGAACGTGTTGGAGTTCACGGCTGCAAGCGGTGCAGCAGCCTTCGTGGTTGGGCCGGCATCTGAGAGCGTTGCTGTACTAGAAGGTGTTTACACATATGTGACCGATACCCCCGACTTCTGGAGAGGAGCGCACAGCAAGTACCCGCTCCACGGTGAAGGCTTCACAGGTGAGCCAGCGTACTTCGCCCACATAATAGGCGCCGTAAAGGGCCTCATGGAGAACCTTGGTCTACGCCCCGAGGACTTTGACTACGCTATCTTCCACCAGCCAAACGGCAAGTTCCCTCTCCGCGTAGGAGCCCGGCTAGGCATACCTAAGGAGAAGATCCTCCCCGGCCTAGTGACACCAGTAATAGGCAACACCTACAACGGTAGCGCACTCATAGGGTTCGCGAGAGTCCTCGACCAGGCCAAGCCCGGCCAGCGAATACTCGTTGCGCCGTTCGGGAGCGGTGCTGGAAGCGACGCCTACAGCTTCGTTGTTACTGACAAGGTTGAGGAGAGGAGGGACAAGGCGCCGAAGGTCGACGACTACATTAATAGGAAGAAGTACGTAGACTATGGTTTATACGCTAAGATGAGGGGTATAATAGAGCGCATACTCGAGTAA
- the hmgA gene encoding hydroxymethylglutaryl-CoA reductase (NADPH), which translates to MPNTSEQDRVEHYSQDRLEEVVKGIIEGKIKLHEADKVLGNANAGALARRLALEKMLGISLSSIGSTILDFEELVGRNIENPIGAVQIPVGIVGPLRVEGEYAKGVFYVPMATTEGALVASVNRGAKAITLSGGARTRIVYDGMTRAPLFWTPSVEEAVRLVQWVREHFDEVRREAESTTRHGKLRDIQVFFTGNLVWLRFVYDTGDAMGMNMATIATDKAAEYIVSNFPGRARLVAVSGNMCTDKKPALINQLLGRGKTVIAEALIKRDVALKVLKAPPEEIDYVNKAKNLLGTARAGSPSLNAHFANIVAAIFLATGQDAAQIVESSMGYTWTEVRDGDLYISVTLPSLEVGTVGGGTRLPTQREALSIMGVAGGGDPPGTNAKKFAEIVAATVLAGELNLLAALAANELARAHRLLGRGEAKKQQ; encoded by the coding sequence TTGCCGAATACGTCTGAGCAGGATCGCGTAGAGCACTATAGTCAAGACAGGCTCGAGGAAGTAGTTAAGGGGATAATCGAGGGTAAGATTAAGCTCCATGAGGCCGACAAGGTTCTTGGAAATGCTAATGCTGGTGCGCTTGCTCGCCGACTTGCCCTGGAGAAGATGCTTGGGATTAGTCTCTCGTCTATTGGTAGCACTATTCTCGACTTCGAGGAACTCGTGGGGAGGAACATCGAGAACCCTATTGGGGCTGTTCAGATACCTGTAGGCATTGTCGGGCCTCTCCGAGTTGAGGGCGAGTATGCTAAGGGCGTGTTCTACGTGCCTATGGCTACTACTGAGGGCGCATTAGTCGCGAGCGTGAATCGTGGCGCGAAGGCGATAACGCTGAGTGGTGGAGCTAGGACGAGAATAGTCTACGATGGTATGACGCGTGCGCCGCTGTTCTGGACTCCTAGCGTCGAGGAGGCTGTTAGGCTGGTTCAGTGGGTGAGGGAGCACTTTGACGAGGTTCGCCGAGAAGCCGAGAGCACTACTAGGCACGGCAAGCTCAGGGACATCCAGGTCTTCTTTACCGGGAACCTCGTGTGGCTCCGCTTCGTCTACGATACGGGGGACGCTATGGGGATGAACATGGCCACTATTGCTACGGATAAGGCGGCGGAGTACATTGTCTCTAACTTCCCGGGCAGGGCCCGTCTCGTAGCTGTGAGCGGGAACATGTGTACCGACAAGAAGCCAGCGCTTATCAACCAGCTACTGGGGCGAGGGAAGACAGTAATAGCTGAGGCGCTGATAAAGAGGGATGTAGCGCTCAAGGTTCTCAAGGCGCCGCCGGAGGAAATCGACTATGTTAACAAGGCTAAGAACCTCCTAGGCACGGCGAGGGCCGGGTCTCCCAGCCTCAACGCACACTTCGCTAACATAGTGGCAGCGATATTTCTCGCTACCGGGCAGGATGCGGCACAAATAGTTGAGAGCAGTATGGGCTACACGTGGACCGAGGTACGCGATGGAGACCTCTACATCTCGGTAACCCTTCCAAGCCTCGAAGTGGGCACCGTGGGCGGCGGCACAAGGCTCCCCACGCAGAGAGAAGCCTTAAGCATCATGGGTGTAGCTGGCGGCGGAGACCCGCCTGGCACCAATGCGAAAAAGTTCGCCGAGATAGTTGCGGCAACAGTGTTAGCTGGCGAGCTCAACCTCCTAGCAGCACTTGCTGCAAACGAGCTTGCAAGGGCACATAGGCTCCTCGGTAGAGGCGAGGCGAAGAAGCAACAGTAG
- a CDS encoding Zn-ribbon domain-containing OB-fold protein: MPLSISPARVWREREPRYRLVGKRCKKCGAIIYPPRPACPHCGSRDLEDVELPRTGTVETYTIIYTVMDGFRHKAPLPIAIVRLDNGLDNGARVLAPLTDIDPEEIKTGMRVEAVLRRIKQDGEHGLIAYGVAFRPVLSEPRK; this comes from the coding sequence ATGCCTCTAAGCATATCCCCCGCAAGGGTTTGGCGTGAACGTGAGCCAAGATACCGCCTAGTAGGAAAACGCTGCAAGAAGTGCGGAGCAATAATCTACCCGCCACGGCCAGCGTGTCCGCATTGTGGCTCAAGAGATCTAGAGGATGTAGAGCTGCCAAGAACAGGCACGGTCGAGACGTACACCATAATTTACACGGTCATGGATGGGTTCCGCCACAAAGCCCCACTCCCAATAGCAATAGTCCGCCTAGACAACGGCCTAGACAACGGTGCAAGAGTACTGGCGCCGCTAACAGACATCGACCCCGAGGAGATAAAGACAGGTATGCGCGTAGAGGCAGTACTCCGCAGAATCAAGCAGGACGGTGAACACGGCCTAATAGCTTACGGAGTGGCATTCCGCCCAGTACTTAGCGAGCCAAGGAAATAG
- a CDS encoding ribbon-helix-helix protein, CopG family — MRVVTFKVEEDLLEKLDSFARLKGVTRSEIIRKAIELYLRLEDYKVQPQPKVVRLLS; from the coding sequence ATGAGAGTAGTCACATTCAAAGTAGAGGAGGACCTCCTCGAGAAGCTAGATAGTTTTGCAAGACTAAAGGGAGTAACAAGGAGTGAGATAATAAGGAAAGCAATAGAGCTATACCTTAGGCTTGAAGACTACAAGGTCCAGCCCCAGCCTAAGGTAGTGAGACTACTAAGCTAA